A stretch of DNA from Trichomycterus rosablanca isolate fTriRos1 chromosome 1, fTriRos1.hap1, whole genome shotgun sequence:
AACTGGCCCAACTTACCAGCAGCATTTAATTTGTCAGCAAGATCGTAAAGCAGCTTGAAGTTTTCACCACTCTTCAAACCTCTGCCTGTTATAACAGACAGAAAGCAGATGGGAATCTAGTATAGCGTTATTGACAAGATGACTCTTGTCAAATAAATACCGGCTTGCTTTTTAACCTATTGATTTGTAACAGTCAAAAAATTATGGGCAATGTTCAACATCTTCCAGTGAAATGGATTTGATCCAAATTAAGCACAACCTACATAGATGTATCTCAGAGGAGCCTCTTACCTCCAGACACGACAGCTTTAGCACTAGTGAGTTCTGGCCGATCACTCTTTGTCAGATTCTGTTCCAGCCACTCAGATATCCCAACATGAGAAGCAGAAGACACTGTAGGAgcaattaaataatgtaaatatgtgtaatgtATACATCATATCCAATCAAGGTGTTTAACCTATTTTTTTGCATGTAAAAAGaaaattttctttctttttttaagtaaaaaaatgcTAGtctaaataatacacacactggATTGTATCTTATAAACAATCAAAACAACATCCATATGTAAAATATTGGTACTTCTTATAAAAATCAATATTAAGCGTACATGGATTGATTTACCAGGTAATCTCAAGCATCAACACATATTtttggcgcagcggtaaaatatgctagcccaccagttcgaatctcagctctgccaacaGATGGCCACAAGCCTACACAGCAACACGAATGGTAGGTTGAGGGACAATGGTTGAAACAGGGTTTCTCATCACTGAGCCAACGAAGGCCTCTTTTGACCAATCATGGTGCCTGCACCAGGGGCAGCTGATCAGAGGTGGCCGCGAGTGGCTCTCTGAATTTTATACTGATACTTGTGAGACCCCGGCCCTAGCAGGTGAAAACAAGCGATCGCtggctatgtgtgtgtgttgaagggGGTGCATGAGAAAAAATGAGTGAAAGAAGAATAGGTAGACCAGAGGTTCTTAAACCTGTGAATATTCtgaaatgtcaaacacaaaaacaatacTAAAAAAGCCAGACAATATGATTGTTACAGAATTACATAATTAGGACTTTTTAATTGAAAGCTCAGTAAATCAGGCCCATCTTGCAGGGCTGTATCAGGAGTGTAGACAGGGTCAAGTACCTTGTTCTAAAGTGGCACTTCCTTTCCCGTGAGCAGCAGGTTCAAATGATGTCCCTCTTACTGTGAAGACCTTGATCTTCTCATTGCACTTTACAGTGCTAAGAGCGTTTCCTAAGGCAAATACAAAAATCAGAAAGTTTCACACTTAGTCAtattagatttatttaaaaatatgaacATAGAAAGGCCATTAGTAATTAGTTTAATGGGTTGCTGACCTTCTCATGAAAAAGGCTTTGTAATAAAAGCAGAAAGTCACTATGTcaaagtcatttaaaaataagcaTGGACGCAAAAATCCTTGGTGAAATATGTGAAGgattaatttaaaaacatttacaacTAGTATTCATCTAAGGTATGCTCAGCAAAGATAAAAATTGCATTTATGGCACATTTCTATGCAGGCAAGTTTAAAAAGGTTGTTGACGTATAAGAACTAAATTGCTGATCAAAATGGCACCAAGACAATATAGTTAAATATAGTTTTACAGTAGAAATCTGATTTaacacatgtgtgtgtgagtcattGGTTGCATACCATCCAACAGTTATAAATAAGTAGAGCAAGCTCAGGAATGTGCATGTGAAATCAAATCAAAGAAAATATGAGAATGGAAACATATTTTAAAGAGTAGCTCATTCAAgattgcaataaaaaaaattatgctaCCTGCATAAATAGTCCTTACAAATGTATCAGAGGATTTGATCTCAACAATGTCTGAAATTGGAGCAACATCCAGCTTAGCAGCCACTCTGGGAAGAAGattctgcaaaaaaaataaaataatttccgTTATTTATTGACACTAATGATCTCTCTCGTACACTTCTTAGAGCACTACAGTATACgtctaaattatatttaaacaaaGGCCAAATAACAAAGAGATTGGGCATCACACAACAAGTATCATATGCTGTACATTTGTTAAGAAACAAATAGTAAACACAGCTGAGGATTCGCAGGAAGATTTAGCTGACAAGACAGTTGGTGCACTGTACCTACagatttttaattaagcttgaGCTTGAACGGTGGAAATCTTAAGCTTGCTGGCCTAAAAGCATTCTGCAAGAAACATATGTCAGCTTTCTGCAGAAGTTCTTAACCAGGGGACCATGATGTtaagcaaataaaaatgtatttatgttttacacactttggttacattcatgacagaaacggtagttacttgttacacaagattcatcagttcacaagtttaatgtcaaacacagtcatggacaattttttccaattcacctcacttgcatgtctttggactgtcggaggaaacccacgcagacaagaggagaacatgcaaaccaggacccaggaccttcttgctgtgaggcgacaatgctacccactgagccactgtgctgccctgttAAGCCAGTAAAAACTTAAATTTGTACAAAAATCTAAGTGTACTACCAGACTACCCTGAAATGCATGTACATTTATATGCACATATCCAGGTAATTGAAACATGATGAGGGGAATCAGGTACATAGTCACCAACACTGAATTTGGAACTAAAAATATTCTTCAGTGAAGCCCATTAAGTAGCCGAGCAAAGTACAAATGTGTTCCAAAAAGgctaattattaaaaacaaactttttccatttttttagcTTTAATTAAGTGGTTTAAGGCATTAGCTTACAGAAGCTGTTTCTGTTAATAAACACGTTTTAAAGGTACAACATTACTATTACAGGGTTGTCACATGCATGTCCCAAGCTATCTGAATTAACTGTGAATAATTACCAATGACAGATTTGctacacactttaaacttcagaaggGCAAATCATAAGAGACTGCCGTGTACCAGGCCAAAAAAAACGAAACAAGTATGCACGCCAGCAGGTTTCTTAAATCATGGCGGTGTCAAAATCAATGACAAATGCTAAAAAATGTTTGTGGACTAAAAGGGAGCACTATTTATCACACCTGGTAACAATCACCCAAACCACTGAAAACTGCTGATATCAACTCGGAGAGTAAATCTGATGCTACAGGCAGCATTAAGCTCCCGacataaacaaagctaaaactaTGAAGGATGCAAAAAACAGTCAAATCACTTCTTAGTTTTAAGTCCGCTAAAGCTAAGAAGCTTTTACAACAGAACCACTTGAGGTTGTTGTACTAGTATAGACCAGGCAACTATTTTTTCTTAGGAAAATAATATTCTTGTCATTGGTTTAATTGATGTTCTACAAATTCCATTTTTAGCATCAAGGTCATTCTAAGCAAATAAAGAAACACATATTGACTTGCTTTAAACAGGTTTGCTTCTCCATAGCAGGACTACGTCTGCATGTGCAATGtactgcatgtgtatgtgcAAGAGGGAGAGATTTGGTACTAAAACAGCTTATAGTGTGTGAAAACTTCAGTGAGCCTAAACCTCAGTCATAATACAAACATCCTGTCTGAGACAGGGAAAATtctgaatgtaaaaaaaaatcaaacagtGGTACCTCAAGCATTTTACATAGTGACCTAATGAAACCAAATCCGCCACTTAAAAATCCATCATACGAAATACAGCTAGCTAGTGAGGAATTTGAGACTAATACATCTATTTGGTCTGGGGTTACGCTACACAAGATACTGTTAAATGTATTACAATTGAATTTAAATACCATTAGATCTGCTGCctgacagtttggctgcagAATGACAAATTGCCATGCATCTAATGGTGGGCCGGACTACATTTCACTTTACTTCAGACTTCTCAAACAATTCAAAAAAGAAGCCCACTAGAACATGACCTAAGAGGTGTCAGCTATGATTCAGTTTTCATTTATAGTTTACAATGATCATAACTCCTTATTAAGAATATCTATGGCCACTTAGAACAAATGCTCAATGGTGCATATTAGAACGAGATGTAGTAAAAGAAAGGGAAAAtagtacaaaacaaaaactttaGAACTTAACAAAGTTAAGGGAAAAATCACACAAAACAGTAAGGATATTGCGTACTACACTCATAGCAGGTACTGAAGGTTCAaatattactactttacttcttacttttacagcatttagcagacacttatccaaatatccaaagcaacttagtaatgaatgaataccatgcaagcaactgagggttaaaggttttgctcatgggcccaagtGTGGTAACTTGGCAACTATGAGATTAAACCGCAACCTTCtggtcactagtccagtaccttagccactGAGCATAGTAATGTAATAGAAAGTGGTTATAAGTGATATAAATGTCTTTAGTACCCTGTTACTGCAAGAGAACCACAAACCAATCTATGTGAATGCAATAATTTTAATGAGCAGTCACtaatttaacttttatttttaattaatttttcaaaatctttttttaaatgctgatgATTCTTTGTTATTCAGAAAAAGAACATGACCAAATCATCACTAATTTTAGTAATGATTGTGCAGTCTTTAGACATTTTGTAGGATTAAGTAGCTTTTTCCATGTTAGTTCTATTTGTTACATGTTTTTTGCAGGTCTATTTCATTTGGGAAACTCTTCTAAAGTGAAAAGTAAACTGGTTCGAGGTGCAATAAAGATGAAAAACAAATGTGGTCCCCCAAGTCAAGAAGCACTTCCTCAGACCAAGGCACTAGCCTGGGGTCCAGTTCTCTTCAATGCTCAGCAAATTTACCTTTCCAAAAGCAGATGCTCCAGCACAGATGTGTGTGAAACTAAACTGCTCCTGGGTTGCCAAGATGAGTGGCGTCAGCTCCTCTGTGGACGAGAAGACTCGGTCAGCGGCATTCTAAGTTGCAATCCATCATGACCCACTTatcaatgttttattacaatGAACAATGATCAAGGTGCTCTGGCGACACAGAAGTCTATTAAGCGAGCCCACCACCACTCAGATTTGGCTTTGAATCTCATTGGTGCTATTAACCACCCAGGCATCTACTCGGACATAACTGGCTGGGGAGGGGGCTGGCTTGGAGGGAGGGGGCTGGCttggaaaggggggggggggcaccttgtccagggtatttcctcTTTGTGAGCAATGTTTCCTGGTAAAACCGGGCTTGCCATTAACTTgagtaggataaagcagttaatgaaaataaatggggGAAAAAGAATGATGATGGATATTTAAATAGGACCAAGAACATAAAATTTACTATGATGACTGAATATTATCTAAGGACACATAATTCTTCCGATTATGTAATGAGAACAAAAAATACCAGCAGCACCCCTTTCTTGATGACAATCTCAGTTATTCTATTGAGTGCAAAGCTCGGTTTTAGAAATCTAAAATGTACAACACATAGGCAGCCATCtgagattttaaaaaatgaaaagcttaaactaaatttgaaacatttaaacattaatgtgggtaaataaataaaaaatatttatatataaatattatcaaACAGAAAAAATGCTAACCATTGCTACACCGAATGAAATATTGCAGTGCTGTGCAGTATTATCTGGTTAAAACCAATTCTAGCTGGCCAAAAAATCATCACTTTTTTTGAATCCTACATTATGACTTCTAAAGCAACTGGTAGTACCCTGACAATAAAGGTAGCCAAATTTGTTACAGGTATTTATTAGTTATGGTTTAATCCTTcatcaacaaaaacaacaaaacttgAGATTTGATACTAGCTTAATACAAATAAGggattttctttaaatattgtaaatatttacCTGGTAACAATCCTTTATAGGCATCATTCTGTGCAACCAGGATCTTCTTCACTCCAT
This window harbors:
- the etfa gene encoding electron transfer flavoprotein subunit alpha, mitochondrial, with amino-acid sequence MLKAISKANVRTLSGLLQRFQSTLVVAEHTNETLTPITLSAITAASKLGGEVSCLVAGTNCAKVAEQLSQVDGVKKILVAQNDAYKGLLPEELTPLILATQEQFSFTHICAGASAFGKNLLPRVAAKLDVAPISDIVEIKSSDTFVRTIYAGNALSTVKCNEKIKVFTVRGTSFEPAAHGKGSATLEQVSSASHVGISEWLEQNLTKSDRPELTSAKAVVSGGRGLKSGENFKLLYDLADKLNAAVGASRAAVDAGYVPNDMQVGQTGKIVAPELYIAVGISGAIQHLAGMKDSKTIVAINKDPEAPIFQVADYGLVADLFKAVPEMIETLKK